One genomic segment of Mangifera indica cultivar Alphonso chromosome 6, CATAS_Mindica_2.1, whole genome shotgun sequence includes these proteins:
- the LOC123218239 gene encoding WD-40 repeat-containing protein MSI4-like, giving the protein MKERTKGMERSVDERYTQWKSLVPVLYDWLANHNLVWPSLSCRWGPQLDQATYKNRQRLYLSEQTDGSVPNTLVIANCEIVKPRVAAAEHIAQFNEEARSPFVKKYKTIIHPGEVNRIRELPQNSKIVATHTDSPDVLIWDVEAQPNRHAVLGATESRPDLILTGHQDNAEFALAMSPTQPFVLSGGKDKSVVLWSIQDYVSTLAAEPASTKSPGSAGANTKSSSKGGGSTDKPTESRSIGPRGIFLGHEDTVEDVQFCPSSAQEFCSVGDDSCLVLWDARTGSTPALKVEKAHNADIHCVDWNLHDVNLILTGSADNTIHMFDRRNIVSGGVGTPVHVFEGHSAAVLCVQWSPDKSSIFGSSAEDGILNIWDYEKIGKKQDSTGSRAPNSPPGLFFRHAGHRDKVVDFNWNASDPWTIVSVSDDCESTGGGGTLQIWRMIDLIYRPEDEVLAELDTFKSHILSCEKN; this is encoded by the exons ATGGGGTCCACAACTTGATCAAGCTACCTACAAGAATCGTCAGCGTCTTTACCTTTCTGAACAG ACTGATGGCAGTGTTCCAAATACACTTGTAATAGCAAACTGTGAGATTGTTAAACCTAGGGTTGCTGCTGCAGAGCACATAGCCCAG TTCAATGAAGAAGCACGCTCTCCCTTTGTGAAGAAGtataaaacaattattcatCCTGGCGAG GTGAACAGAATCAGGGAACTCCCACAAAACAGTAAAATAGTAGCCACACACACTGACAGTCCTGAT GTACTCATTTGGGATGTTGAGGCTCAACCCAACCGTCATGCTGTCCTGGGAGCTACAGAGTCTCGTCCTGATCTG ATATTGACTGGGCACCAAGATAATGCTGAATTTGCTCTTGCTATGAGTCCAACTCAGCCATTTGTGCTTTCTGGag GTAAGGACAAGTCAGTTGTTTTATGGAGTATTCAAGATTATGTCTCAACTTTGGCGGCGGAACCAGCTTCTACAAAATCTCCAGGATCTGCTGGTGCCAATACTAAAAGCTCATCTAAGGGTGGTGGGAGTACTGATAAACCTACAGAGAGCCGCTCTATTGGACCGCGGGGTATCTTCCTAGGGCATGAGGACACTGTTGAAGATGTTCAGTTCTGCCCATCAAG TGCACAGGAGTTCTGCAGTGTAGGTGATGATTCTTGCCTTGTACTATGGGATGCCAGAACTGGTTCTACTCCGGCTTTGAAG GTTGAAAAAGCTCATAATGCTGATATTCATTGTGTTGACTGGAACCTTCATGATGTAAATCTCATTCTGACAGG GTCTGCTGATAACACAATTCACATGTTTGACCGTCGAAACATCGTGTCTGGTGGAGTTGGGACTCCTGTTCATGTATTTGAGGGTCACAGTGCTGCTGTCCTTTGTGTGCAG TGGTCACCAGACAAGTCATCCATCTTTGGCAGTTCAGCAGAGGATGGAATTTTAAACATCTGGGATTATGAGAAG ATTGGTAAAAAGCAAGACTCTACTGGATCAAGAGCGCCAAATTCTCCACCAGGCTTATTCTTCCGACATGCTGGGCATAG GGACAAGGTTGTCGACTTCAACTGGAATGCATCTGATCCATGGACAATCGTCAGTGTGTCTGATGATTGTGAGAGTACTGGAGGAGGTGGCACACTTCAG ATATGGCGGATGATTGATCTGATCTACCGGCCGGAGGATGAGGTTTTGGCGGAGCTGGACACGTTCAAATCTCACATTCTCAGttgtgaaaaaaattaa